From Deinococcus sp. Marseille-Q6407, one genomic window encodes:
- a CDS encoding potassium/proton antiporter, translating into MNTELFLLTTGVLLLVSLVVGRVGGRLGVPGLLLFLGVGMLAGSDGLGIEFGNYALAQGLGTLALCFILFQGGLSTDWRETRPVVPRGLVLATLGVLLTAGVMATFAHYVLELPWLVAWLLGAIVSSTDASAVFSVLKERQLALKGDIAPLLEFESGGNDPMAVFLTVGILTLIEHPELGVASIAPLFVRQMLIGAALGYGLGRLGLWALRRLPLQFEGLYPVLTIAIALLIFGGTALAGGSGFLAVYIAGVIIGNATFAHKRSLISFHDGLSWLMQVLMFLTLGLLVNPHELLPTAGAAMLAALALVFLARPLAVFVSLLPFGMPLREVSMVAWVGLRGAVPIVLATFPLLAGVPHAQSLFNLVFFMVLTSVLLQGTTLPQVAGLLGVREHFEEPPSYPISFTPTGHGKNDMVEVEVAPGSGADGAMIMDLPLPEEALIMLVHRQGEYLIPKGPTELRGGDSLLVLASPGELDDLRRCLQAPSA; encoded by the coding sequence TTGAACACCGAACTGTTCCTGCTGACCACCGGAGTGCTGCTGCTGGTCAGCCTGGTGGTGGGCCGGGTGGGGGGCCGCCTGGGCGTGCCGGGGCTGCTGCTGTTTCTGGGTGTGGGCATGCTGGCCGGCAGCGACGGGCTGGGGATCGAGTTCGGCAACTACGCGCTGGCGCAGGGCTTAGGCACCCTGGCCCTGTGCTTCATTCTGTTTCAGGGCGGTCTCAGCACCGACTGGCGCGAAACCCGCCCGGTGGTGCCGCGTGGGCTGGTGCTGGCGACCCTGGGCGTGCTGCTGACCGCCGGGGTGATGGCGACTTTTGCCCACTACGTACTGGAGCTGCCCTGGCTGGTGGCCTGGCTGCTGGGCGCCATCGTCAGTTCGACCGACGCCAGCGCAGTTTTCTCGGTGCTCAAGGAACGGCAGCTGGCCCTGAAAGGCGACATTGCCCCGCTGCTGGAGTTCGAGTCCGGCGGCAACGACCCGATGGCGGTGTTTCTGACCGTAGGCATCCTGACCCTGATCGAGCATCCCGAGCTGGGGGTGGCCAGCATCGCGCCGCTGTTTGTCCGCCAGATGCTGATCGGGGCCGCGCTGGGCTACGGCCTGGGCCGGCTGGGACTGTGGGCGCTGCGGCGGCTGCCGCTGCAGTTCGAGGGCCTTTACCCGGTGCTGACCATCGCCATCGCCCTGCTGATTTTTGGGGGCACGGCACTGGCCGGCGGCAGCGGCTTTCTGGCGGTGTATATCGCCGGGGTCATCATCGGAAACGCCACTTTTGCCCACAAGCGCAGCCTGATTTCCTTTCACGACGGCCTCTCGTGGCTGATGCAGGTGCTGATGTTCCTGACGCTGGGCCTGCTGGTCAACCCCCACGAGCTGCTGCCCACCGCCGGGGCCGCCATGCTGGCCGCGCTGGCGCTGGTGTTCCTGGCGCGGCCGCTAGCCGTGTTCGTCTCGCTGCTGCCGTTCGGCATGCCGCTGCGCGAGGTGAGCATGGTGGCCTGGGTGGGCCTGCGCGGCGCAGTGCCGATCGTGCTGGCCACTTTTCCGCTGCTGGCCGGGGTGCCGCACGCCCAGAGCCTGTTCAACCTGGTGTTTTTCATGGTGCTGACCAGCGTGCTGCTGCAGGGCACCACCCTGCCGCAGGTGGCCGGGCTGCTGGGCGTGCGCGAACACTTCGAGGAACCGCCCAGCTACCCGATCAGCTTTACCCCCACCGGCCACGGCAAAAACGACATGGTCGAGGTGGAAGTCGCCCCAGGCAGCGGGGCCGACGGCGCCATGATCATGGACCTGCCGCTGCCGGAAGAAGCCCTGATCATGCTGGTTCACCGCCAGGGCGAGTACCTGATTCCCAAAGGCCCCACCGAACTGCGCGGCGGTGACAGCCTGCTGGTGCTGGCCAGCCCCGGCGAGCTGGACGACCTGCGCCGCTGCCTGCAGGCCCCGTCGGCTTGA
- a CDS encoding methylglyoxal synthase, with protein MSPDRTQVALIAHDDRKDDLVRFASDHSEVLRSFALIATGTTGQRVMDATGLEVERMLSGPLGGDQQIGARIAEGRVLAVFFFRDPLTAQPHEPDVSALLRLCDVHNIPLATNRSSAEALALWLERQTVWPAPAAGR; from the coding sequence ATGAGTCCCGACCGCACGCAGGTGGCCTTGATCGCCCACGATGACCGCAAGGATGACCTGGTCCGGTTTGCCAGCGACCACAGCGAGGTGTTGCGGTCCTTTGCCCTGATCGCCACCGGCACCACTGGGCAGCGCGTCATGGACGCCACCGGACTGGAGGTGGAGCGGATGCTGAGCGGCCCGCTGGGCGGTGACCAGCAGATCGGCGCCCGGATTGCCGAGGGGCGGGTGCTGGCGGTGTTCTTCTTCCGGGACCCCCTGACCGCGCAGCCGCACGAACCCGACGTCTCGGCGCTGCTGCGGCTGTGCGACGTGCACAACATTCCGCTGGCCACCAACCGCTCGTCGGCCGAGGCGCTGGCGCTGTGGCTGGAGCGGCAGACCGTCTGGCCGGCCCCGGCGGCTGGACGCTGA
- the glyA gene encoding serine hydroxymethyltransferase has protein sequence MTTPLQQTDPSIFDLIQQEAERQRLGLELIASENFTSAAVREAVGSIATNKYAEGYPGKRWYGGCEVIDQIEQLAIDRLRQLFGAEWANVQPHSGSSANLAVYNALIEPGDTVLGMNLSHGGHLTHGNKANFSGMRYQMVDYKVDEQTELINMDEVRRLALEHRPKMIIAGASAYSRQIDFAAFRAVADEVGAYLFADIAHIAGLVAAGLHPNPLPHAHVVTSTTHKTLRGPRGGIILTNDADIAKKLDRAVFPGYQGGPLEHVIAGKAVAFGEALQPEFKAYAAQIIKNAQALAKAMEDRGYRIVTGGTDNHMFLVDLRPQGLNGTAATRRLDASHITISKSTLPYDTEKIMHGGGIRVGTPAVTTRGMQEADMDRVADLIDRALKGEDVKAEVHEFAGAFPMP, from the coding sequence ATGACCACGCCGCTACAGCAGACCGACCCGTCCATCTTCGACCTGATTCAGCAGGAAGCCGAGCGCCAGCGCCTGGGCCTGGAACTGATCGCTTCCGAGAACTTCACCTCGGCAGCTGTCCGTGAAGCGGTGGGGTCTATCGCCACCAACAAGTACGCCGAAGGCTACCCCGGCAAGCGCTGGTACGGCGGCTGCGAGGTGATTGACCAGATCGAGCAGTTGGCGATTGACCGGCTGCGTCAGCTGTTCGGCGCCGAGTGGGCCAACGTGCAGCCGCACTCCGGCTCCAGCGCCAATCTGGCCGTCTACAACGCCCTGATCGAACCCGGCGACACGGTGCTGGGCATGAACCTGTCGCACGGTGGTCACCTGACCCACGGCAACAAGGCCAACTTCAGTGGCATGCGCTACCAGATGGTGGACTACAAGGTGGACGAGCAGACCGAGCTGATCAACATGGACGAGGTGCGCCGGCTGGCCCTGGAACACCGGCCCAAAATGATCATCGCCGGAGCCAGCGCCTACAGCCGCCAGATCGACTTTGCGGCTTTCCGCGCCGTCGCCGACGAGGTGGGCGCCTACCTGTTCGCTGATATCGCGCACATCGCAGGCCTGGTGGCGGCCGGGCTACACCCCAACCCCCTGCCCCACGCCCATGTGGTGACCAGCACCACCCACAAGACCCTGCGTGGCCCGCGCGGCGGCATCATCCTGACCAACGACGCCGACATCGCCAAGAAGCTGGACCGCGCTGTGTTCCCCGGCTACCAGGGCGGCCCGCTGGAACACGTCATCGCCGGCAAAGCGGTGGCGTTCGGCGAAGCGCTGCAGCCTGAATTCAAGGCGTACGCCGCGCAGATCATCAAGAATGCGCAGGCGCTGGCCAAAGCCATGGAAGACCGTGGCTACCGCATTGTGACCGGCGGCACCGACAACCACATGTTCCTGGTGGACCTGCGCCCGCAGGGCCTCAACGGCACCGCAGCCACCCGCCGGCTGGACGCCAGCCACATCACCATTTCCAAGTCCACCCTGCCCTACGACACCGAGAAGATCATGCACGGCGGCGGCATCCGGGTCGGCACGCCGGCCGTGACCACCCGTGGCATGCAGGAAGCCGACATGGACCGGGTGGCCGACCTGATCGACCGGGCGCTGAAGGGCGAAGACGTGAAGGCCGAAGTGCACGAGTTCGCCGGCGCTTTCCCGATGCCCTGA
- a CDS encoding roadblock/LC7 domain-containing protein has protein sequence MTASKQEQLQAIISDLRSAIPDLRGALIATTDGLPIAQLFTDNTDGNRVAAMAATALGLGKRINDTLGTGDLSEMSVAGLDGQVYIYAAGRKGVLAVVAPSGMNVGLLNMEARDAAGRVTQVL, from the coding sequence ATGACCGCAAGCAAACAGGAACAGTTACAGGCCATCATCTCCGACCTGCGCAGCGCCATCCCCGACCTGCGCGGCGCCCTGATCGCCACCACCGACGGTCTGCCCATCGCGCAGCTGTTTACCGATAACACCGACGGCAACCGCGTGGCCGCCATGGCCGCGACCGCCCTGGGTCTGGGCAAGCGTATCAACGACACCCTGGGCACCGGTGACCTCAGCGAAATGAGCGTGGCGGGTCTGGACGGCCAGGTGTACATCTACGCCGCCGGCCGCAAAGGCGTGCTGGCTGTGGTGGCCCCCAGCGGCATGAACGTCGGTCTGCTGAACATGGAAGCCCGCGACGCTGCTGGACGCGTCACCCAGGTCCTCTAA
- a CDS encoding ArsR/SmtB family transcription factor: MKQRIHQYQAKFFKALGHPLRLAILDVLRDGEKTVTQLQELTGGEQASISQHLAVLRTNHFVTYRKEGTLAYYRNEDPDVYLFLDLARRVYEQQLERQQTQLEERRRQ; this comes from the coding sequence ATGAAACAACGCATTCACCAGTACCAGGCCAAGTTTTTCAAGGCGCTGGGTCACCCGCTCCGCCTGGCCATTTTGGATGTCCTGCGCGACGGCGAAAAGACCGTGACCCAGCTGCAGGAGCTGACCGGCGGTGAGCAGGCCAGCATCAGCCAGCATCTGGCGGTGCTGAGAACCAACCATTTCGTGACCTACCGCAAGGAGGGCACCCTGGCCTACTACCGCAACGAAGACCCGGACGTGTATCTCTTTTTGGACCTGGCCCGCCGGGTCTACGAGCAGCAGCTGGAGCGCCAGCAGACCCAGCTGGAAGAGCGCCGCCGCCAGTAG
- the rpoZ gene encoding DNA-directed RNA polymerase subunit omega, whose product MAEKNIDRMLDMTDSKYRLSVITAKRALQLSAGAPSVLPADQKAKIHNVVTLAMRELATGQLTTGQELIDEQRFFQDYQRQRQIELQKQLTAERERERD is encoded by the coding sequence ATGGCAGAGAAAAATATTGACCGCATGCTGGACATGACGGACAGCAAATACCGCCTGTCGGTGATCACCGCCAAGCGTGCGCTGCAGCTGAGCGCCGGTGCGCCCAGCGTGCTGCCCGCCGACCAGAAAGCCAAGATTCACAACGTGGTGACCCTGGCGATGCGCGAGCTGGCGACCGGCCAGCTGACCACCGGCCAGGAACTGATCGACGAACAGCGCTTTTTTCAGGACTACCAGCGCCAGCGCCAGATCGAACTGCAAAAGCAGCTGACCGCCGAGCGCGAACGCGAACGCGACTGA
- a CDS encoding tRNA (cytidine(34)-2'-O)-methyltransferase, whose protein sequence is MTEASTLTGPLLHVVLFEPEKAGNVGNVARTCAVLGATLHLIRPYGFHLGDREFRRAVMDYLTGVELHQHDSWTDFQASLPAAARVWAFSTHATIYHTQAGFQRGDYLLLGPESRGLPVWLRDALPKLKLPQPGGGRSLNLSVAAGVAAFEAARQIEGW, encoded by the coding sequence ATGACTGAGGCGAGCACGCTCACCGGCCCCCTGCTACACGTGGTGCTGTTCGAGCCGGAAAAGGCCGGCAACGTGGGCAATGTGGCCCGCACCTGCGCGGTGCTGGGGGCCACGCTGCACCTGATCCGGCCCTACGGCTTTCACCTGGGCGACCGCGAGTTTCGCCGGGCGGTGATGGATTACCTGACTGGGGTGGAGCTGCACCAGCACGACAGCTGGACCGATTTCCAGGCGTCTTTGCCAGCGGCGGCGCGGGTCTGGGCTTTTTCCACCCACGCCACCATCTACCACACCCAGGCCGGGTTCCAGCGCGGAGACTATCTGCTGCTGGGTCCCGAGTCGCGGGGACTGCCGGTCTGGCTGCGCGACGCCCTGCCTAAGCTGAAGCTGCCGCAGCCCGGCGGTGGCCGCAGCCTGAACCTCAGCGTGGCGGCCGGCGTGGCAGCCTTCGAGGCGGCCCGTCAGATCGAGGGCTGGTAG
- the ispF gene encoding 2-C-methyl-D-erythritol 2,4-cyclodiphosphate synthase translates to MTSSSLPFRVGYGEDAHRLGAGHPLVLGGVTVPSERGAEAHSDGDVILHTLADALLSGVAAGDIGQYFPDTDAAWKDLDSARIVSRVLDIVRERGYALGNLALVVTLDRPKLGPLRADIAANVARLCGLAPAEVGLSFKTSEGLAPDHVQARATVLLVRADD, encoded by the coding sequence ATGACTTCTTCCTCCCTTCCTTTCCGCGTGGGCTATGGCGAAGACGCCCACCGTCTCGGCGCCGGGCACCCGCTGGTGCTGGGCGGCGTAACGGTGCCGTCAGAGCGCGGCGCCGAAGCCCACAGCGACGGCGACGTGATTCTGCACACCCTGGCCGACGCCCTGCTGAGCGGCGTGGCGGCCGGCGACATCGGCCAGTATTTCCCCGATACCGACGCTGCCTGGAAGGACCTCGACTCGGCCCGCATCGTGAGCCGGGTGCTGGACATCGTGCGGGAGCGTGGCTACGCGCTGGGCAACCTGGCGCTGGTGGTCACGCTGGACCGGCCTAAGCTGGGGCCGCTGCGGGCCGACATCGCCGCAAACGTGGCGCGGCTGTGTGGGCTGGCCCCCGCCGAGGTGGGCCTCAGCTTCAAGACCTCCGAGGGCCTCGCCCCGGACCATGTGCAGGCGCGGGCCACCGTGCTGCTGGTGCGTGCCGATGACTGA
- a CDS encoding ABC transporter ATP-binding protein: protein MPRPPMLRDQKTPGTAQLLRILWRTLPELWRSSPLLVSLLALMALLGGLVPAVTLLISKWAVDGVSRAAQGGEINLALLAGAWAGAALLGQLTGVARQVLQGYAADQFTVQTSRRLMDKMNDLVGLEVLEDPRFHDDIQILQMGAPRRPLNLTVTLLQLFGVVVGLFSVSGVLLTVGWWVPFVVVLGMVPLTLTQMRLYELGWSMTIQNTQASRELNYFQKAALNHNFAKEIRLYGLMPYLTREYTERTLAYQQTMRGVRNRQLLGVLPAQLLALAVTAGVFAYAVWQAQQGNLTPGAVVLVVGALSQVRGQLQELADSLGVGSEHLHWFGKYYEFLDAVPAVAAPARSQPLPQRLDLTLENVTFGYQGHAPVIENLTLHIPEGQTVAIVGENGAGKSTLIKLLLRFYDPTAGRVLLGGSGEQTDLRDLDPEEWRAQVAAVFQDYARFEWTVRENVLLGQQEDPARLRYAADASGLTAMLPRLEDGMNTRIGQAYGGVDLSGGQWQKLVTARALYRRARVLILDEPTAALDPRSEAEVFDAFAELAQGHTALLVTHRLGSVRMADRIVVMRAGRVIEDGTHEELLARGGEYAELWALQAQQYGA from the coding sequence ATGCCCCGCCCTCCCATGCTGCGCGACCAGAAGACCCCAGGCACGGCCCAACTGCTCAGGATTCTGTGGCGCACGCTGCCGGAGCTGTGGCGGTCCTCGCCGCTGCTGGTCAGCCTGCTGGCGCTGATGGCGCTGCTGGGCGGGCTGGTACCGGCCGTCACCCTGCTGATTTCCAAGTGGGCGGTGGACGGGGTCAGCCGTGCGGCGCAGGGCGGAGAAATAAATCTGGCGCTGCTGGCCGGGGCCTGGGCCGGGGCAGCACTGCTGGGCCAGCTGACCGGGGTGGCCCGGCAGGTGCTGCAAGGCTACGCCGCCGACCAGTTCACCGTGCAGACATCACGCCGCCTGATGGACAAGATGAACGACCTGGTGGGCCTGGAAGTGCTGGAAGACCCCCGCTTTCACGACGACATTCAGATTCTGCAGATGGGTGCCCCCAGAAGGCCACTGAACCTGACGGTGACGCTGCTTCAGCTGTTCGGGGTGGTGGTGGGCCTGTTCAGCGTGAGCGGAGTGCTGCTCACGGTGGGCTGGTGGGTGCCGTTCGTCGTCGTTCTGGGCATGGTGCCGCTGACCCTGACCCAGATGCGGCTGTACGAGCTGGGTTGGAGCATGACCATTCAGAACACCCAGGCCTCGCGCGAGCTGAACTACTTCCAGAAAGCCGCGCTGAACCACAACTTTGCCAAGGAAATCCGGCTATATGGCCTGATGCCTTACCTGACCCGCGAATACACCGAACGCACGCTGGCTTATCAGCAGACCATGCGCGGGGTGCGCAACCGGCAGCTGCTGGGGGTGCTGCCGGCGCAGCTGCTGGCGCTGGCGGTCACGGCGGGCGTGTTCGCTTACGCCGTGTGGCAGGCGCAGCAGGGCAACCTGACGCCCGGCGCGGTGGTGCTGGTGGTCGGGGCGCTGAGCCAGGTGCGTGGGCAGTTGCAGGAGCTGGCCGACAGCCTGGGCGTGGGCAGCGAGCATCTGCACTGGTTCGGCAAATACTACGAGTTTCTGGACGCGGTGCCGGCGGTGGCGGCCCCTGCGCGGTCCCAGCCCCTGCCACAGCGGCTGGACCTCACGCTGGAGAACGTGACTTTCGGCTATCAGGGCCACGCGCCGGTCATCGAGAACCTGACGCTGCATATTCCCGAAGGCCAGACGGTCGCGATTGTGGGCGAGAACGGCGCCGGCAAGTCCACCCTGATCAAGCTGCTGCTGCGCTTTTACGACCCCACTGCCGGGCGGGTGCTGCTGGGCGGCTCCGGCGAGCAGACAGACCTGCGCGACCTGGACCCGGAAGAATGGCGCGCGCAGGTGGCGGCGGTGTTTCAGGACTACGCCCGTTTCGAGTGGACCGTGCGCGAAAACGTGCTGCTGGGCCAGCAGGAAGACCCGGCCCGCTTGCGTTACGCCGCCGACGCCAGCGGCCTTACCGCCATGCTGCCCCGGCTGGAGGACGGCATGAACACCCGCATTGGGCAGGCCTACGGCGGGGTGGACCTCTCGGGCGGGCAGTGGCAGAAGCTGGTCACCGCCCGCGCCCTGTACCGCCGCGCCCGCGTGCTGATTCTGGACGAACCGACGGCGGCGCTGGACCCCCGCTCCGAGGCGGAAGTCTTTGACGCTTTTGCCGAGCTGGCTCAGGGTCACACCGCCCTGCTGGTCACGCACCGCTTGGGCAGCGTGCGGATGGCCGACCGCATCGTGGTGATGCGGGCCGGGCGGGTGATCGAGGACGGCACCCACGAGGAGCTGCTGGCACGCGGCGGCGAATACGCCGAGCTGTGGGCCCTGCAGGCGCAGCAGTACGGGGCCTGA
- a CDS encoding WD40 repeat domain-containing protein, which translates to MLTSLLLTGLLAADPAPPFNRAVTLLSAGTDYRPVYVDSQRAVVEGQERLVLIPRQGAIRSVPARVTGGPTQFRATQVRPSGQVQSVRLNFAGCGAEVWNGAGKVAALQGNFRKALSCDLPGEYLFSLNFNPVGTRLAAADGAALRLWDAGTGQLLKQQKGHYDSVQFRPDGNFLVAAASTTTGTGRQLELWRSDLSRRISALQLPRTCLQGLSRDFALDNERVALACQDEIRVWNWRKGNVQTLRRTRPGEVPEAAPVLYGDFVAHSGNGEGVSLWNLKTGQRLLQTGVPQGRQVTDVAFAPGGFMAVALSDGSVQTYDAYKGGKYLRTQQIFPKSDRIQWLHLTFSSNWGQMLVVESQSARARVIQLPGG; encoded by the coding sequence ATGCTCACCTCCTTGCTGCTTACTGGTCTGCTGGCTGCTGACCCTGCTCCGCCTTTCAACCGCGCCGTGACCTTGCTGAGTGCGGGCACCGATTACCGCCCCGTGTACGTGGACAGTCAGCGCGCTGTGGTGGAAGGCCAAGAGCGGCTGGTGTTGATTCCCCGCCAGGGTGCCATTCGCAGCGTGCCGGCCAGGGTGACTGGTGGGCCTACCCAGTTCCGTGCTACCCAGGTGCGGCCGTCTGGCCAGGTGCAGAGTGTGCGCCTCAACTTTGCGGGCTGCGGGGCCGAGGTCTGGAATGGAGCGGGCAAGGTGGCGGCCCTGCAGGGTAACTTCCGTAAGGCGCTGTCCTGTGATTTGCCGGGCGAGTATCTGTTCAGCCTGAACTTCAACCCTGTCGGCACCCGACTGGCAGCTGCGGACGGCGCGGCCCTGCGGCTGTGGGACGCGGGTACAGGCCAGTTGCTGAAACAGCAAAAGGGGCACTATGACAGCGTGCAGTTCCGTCCCGACGGCAACTTTCTGGTTGCTGCCGCCTCCACCACGACCGGCACAGGCCGGCAACTGGAACTGTGGCGCAGCGACCTGAGCCGCCGCATCTCTGCGCTGCAACTGCCACGTACCTGCTTGCAGGGGCTGTCGCGCGACTTTGCGCTGGACAACGAACGGGTCGCCCTCGCCTGCCAGGACGAGATCCGGGTCTGGAACTGGCGCAAAGGCAACGTGCAGACGCTCAGGCGCACCCGCCCCGGTGAGGTGCCAGAAGCCGCGCCGGTGCTGTACGGTGATTTTGTGGCCCACAGCGGCAATGGCGAGGGCGTGAGCCTGTGGAACCTGAAGACCGGCCAGCGGCTACTGCAAACAGGAGTGCCCCAGGGCAGGCAGGTCACCGATGTAGCGTTCGCGCCGGGCGGCTTTATGGCGGTGGCCCTCAGTGACGGCAGTGTGCAGACCTACGACGCCTACAAAGGCGGCAAATACCTCCGCACCCAGCAGATTTTCCCGAAATCGGACCGGATTCAGTGGCTACACCTCACTTTTAGCAGCAACTGGGGCCAAATGCTGGTGGTCGAAAGCCAGAGTGCCAGAGCGCGCGTGATTCAGTTGCCCGGCGGCTGA
- the mutL gene encoding DNA mismatch repair endonuclease MutL, whose translation MPQADHIRLLPPEVARQIAAGEVVSRPLDVLRELLENALDAGATRLDIEVEGGGLGRMAVRDNGRGIPADEVSLAPLRHATSKLEGGRLDEVATLGFRGEALWAAAQAGTLTLLTRPAGQVGAALLTAHGDAVEVSRASAPAGTSAAVQNLFAAMPARRQAQAPAAAEVREMTALLGRYVLHHPELHWRFSVDGELRLTHAPGDFRSAVATVYGPVSANRVLSLEAPGIAGAVSRPELTRARRDRLHFAVNGRPVQAPPELEQAVLDGYAELLPPGAAPLAVLNLSVPPAAHNPNIHPSKQQVALADLPQLAAQVRGAVAAALAGVPHVRALPDLRALQESGLPDPASAPEAAETAPGQAQGGKGTFPDMRLLGVYAQLYLLAEAEGDLWVIDGHAAHERVLYEQLQRGVAELPPFELPAPELLQLTPEQAARLEERAAALAGWGLVIEPFGAGPVGGRLARLRSLPAALAALPVADLHARVVELALGDSDEDVQRTLLARLACLPALKAGRLDEQNGAEVLAGLSRCAQPWACPHGRPTVMRLSERDLAHTFGRRSARDIARGRDAAEQEQGHQGQE comes from the coding sequence ATGCCTCAGGCCGACCACATCCGACTGCTGCCCCCCGAAGTCGCCCGCCAGATTGCGGCTGGCGAGGTGGTGTCGCGTCCGCTGGATGTGCTGCGCGAGCTGCTTGAAAATGCGCTGGACGCTGGCGCCACCCGCCTGGACATCGAAGTGGAAGGCGGCGGCCTGGGCCGGATGGCAGTGCGCGACAACGGGCGCGGCATTCCGGCAGATGAGGTGAGCCTGGCTCCGCTGCGGCACGCCACCTCCAAGCTGGAAGGCGGGCGGCTGGACGAGGTCGCCACCCTGGGCTTCCGGGGCGAGGCACTCTGGGCCGCCGCTCAGGCCGGCACGCTCACCCTGCTGACCCGCCCGGCCGGGCAGGTGGGTGCCGCACTGCTGACCGCCCACGGCGACGCGGTCGAGGTCAGCCGCGCTTCGGCGCCGGCCGGCACGTCGGCGGCGGTGCAGAACCTTTTTGCGGCGATGCCGGCCCGCCGGCAGGCACAGGCACCGGCAGCGGCCGAGGTGCGCGAGATGACGGCGCTGCTGGGCCGCTACGTGCTGCACCACCCGGAGCTGCACTGGCGCTTTAGCGTGGACGGCGAACTGCGGCTGACCCACGCGCCCGGCGACTTTCGCAGCGCGGTGGCAACCGTGTACGGCCCGGTCAGCGCCAACCGGGTGCTGTCGCTGGAGGCACCGGGGATTGCCGGGGCCGTGTCGCGGCCGGAACTGACCCGCGCCCGGCGCGACCGGCTGCACTTTGCGGTCAACGGCCGCCCGGTGCAGGCCCCGCCGGAACTGGAACAGGCGGTGCTGGACGGATACGCCGAACTGTTGCCACCCGGCGCGGCGCCGCTGGCAGTGCTGAATCTCAGCGTGCCGCCGGCCGCGCACAACCCCAACATTCACCCCAGCAAGCAGCAGGTGGCGCTGGCCGACTTGCCGCAGCTGGCCGCACAGGTACGCGGCGCGGTGGCCGCGGCACTGGCCGGAGTGCCGCATGTGCGGGCCCTGCCGGACCTGCGGGCCCTGCAAGAGAGTGGCCTGCCGGACCCTGCTTCGGCGCCGGAGGCCGCGGAAACGGCTCCAGGCCAGGCTCAGGGGGGCAAGGGCACTTTCCCCGATATGCGGCTGCTGGGCGTCTACGCGCAGCTGTACCTGCTGGCCGAGGCGGAAGGTGACCTGTGGGTCATTGACGGCCACGCAGCGCACGAGCGGGTGCTGTACGAGCAGTTACAGCGCGGAGTGGCCGAGCTGCCGCCTTTCGAGCTGCCGGCGCCCGAGCTGCTGCAACTGACCCCCGAGCAGGCCGCCCGGCTGGAAGAGCGGGCGGCGGCGCTGGCCGGTTGGGGGCTGGTGATCGAGCCGTTCGGGGCCGGGCCGGTGGGGGGGCGGCTGGCGCGGCTGCGTTCGCTGCCAGCGGCGCTGGCCGCCCTGCCGGTGGCTGACCTGCATGCCCGGGTGGTGGAGCTTGCCCTGGGTGACAGCGACGAGGACGTGCAGCGCACCCTGCTGGCGCGGCTGGCCTGCCTGCCCGCCCTGAAAGCCGGCCGCCTGGACGAGCAGAACGGGGCAGAGGTTCTGGCAGGGCTGTCCCGCTGCGCCCAGCCGTGGGCCTGCCCGCATGGCCGCCCCACGGTGATGCGCCTGAGCGAACGCGACCTGGCCCATACCTTCGGGCGGCGCAGCGCCCGCGACATCGCCCGTGGGCGCGACGCGGCCGAGCAGGAGCAGGGCCATCAGGGCCAAGAGTAA